ACACTCACTGCAGGGCTGGGGCTGCTCTCCTTGGTTGGAGCCATGATGCCTAATTTAACTCCTGCCCATACTGAGCAGGTGATGgccttgggggttggggtgggggaactGAGGGTAAGAACTGGCTTCCAAGGTCAGAGCTTGGACTGGGTGTGTCTCGCCACGGTGGTGTTGAAGAGATAGCTCTCTCCTGTGCTTGGTAGGATCTCCTCAGATGGCAGTGGGGCTTGAGCAGGGAGTAGGCCACAGTCATGCCTTCTTCTCACTGTGTGCTCTTGGAGACTGAGAGACTGCCGGGGGGATGGGGGAGCTTGCTGGGTGGATCCTATCCTGGCTCTAACCAGACTCCCAAGGataggcttccttccttcctttcagtgtgtgtgtccgagtgtatgtgtgtgtgtgtgtgagtgtgtatgtgtgtgtgtctgtgtgtgagtatgtgtgtgtatatgtgagtgtgtgtgtctgtgagtgtgtatgtgtgtgtgtgagtttgtgtgtctgtgtgtatgtgtgtgtatatgagtgtgtgtgtgcgtgtgtgtgtgagtgtgtatgtgtatgtgtgtgtctgagtgtgtatgtgtgtatgtgtgtgtatgtgtgtgtgtttgtgtgtatgtccgtgagtgtgtatgtgtgtgtgagtgtgtatgtgtgtgtatgtgtgagtgtgtttgtatgtgtgagtgtgtgtgtatgtgtgtgtatgtgtgtgtgtatgtgtgtgtatgtgtgtgtatgtgtgtgtgtttgtgtgtatgtccgtgagtgtgtatgtgtgtgtgtgagtgtgtgtgtgtgtgtgcatgcttcagaGACACTTCTTATATTCTTCCAATAAGTGGATTCCAGATTTCATCCAGTTTAAGGCCCCTGTGACTGTTGTGTATCTGGGGACACAGCACCAACTGCCTAGTGACTTAAGGAGGACACTGAGGAGTCCATTCTTGGTGGAATCTTTAGCACGTTGACTCTAGACAGTGAGGCAGACTGTGGTCAGCTGGTACCGTCATGGTTATCTCAGGTCACCTCCTCAGCCGTGTCTCTTCTGCCCTGTCCCTGAAATGAAAGGTCAGCCCTGTCCTCCACATCTcacttctcagctccttctggatAGCTGTGCAGAGTCTGTGGTCAGGGCTCTTCCCGGGAAGTGTTTCTCCCAGGAGGCCTCTGCCCTGTCTGTTTGGTTCTGGCTGTGGCTGCTGGTGAGGGACAGCCGTGACCAGGACTCCTGACATCCCAGCATCTCGGACCCCTCCATGCTGCACCGAGACCTAACCACATGCTCCTCCTACCTCTCACCCTCCTGATTCCTCTCTCCCTGCAACCGCGTGTACTCATGGCCTCCGACTCCAGCTCTTAGGCAAGTGGCACATAAAGCGCTGGGCAGGAGACATGCCTATCCCTGAATGGAGATGGAAGGACCCACTGCCTCCCTTCACCTTCGAAAGAAACGGTCTTGACGAGCTGGAGTTCAGGATGAACCTGACGTGAGTGGCCTCTGTGGAGGTAGCCCTGTCTGCTGCTGCTGAGCAACTGTAACTGTGGCTAAGTGCATACCGCCTTGCCTTAGCTACTCACTGAGGGAACGAGGATCCTCTGTGCTGTCTGGGCAACAGCCCGCTGAGCTCTGCAAGCGTGGGAATGGTGCTCTGAGGACACTGAACTGAATACTGAGTTCATGAGGTCAGGAATCTCACTGGCTGTGTTCTGTGCCAGTGCTGAGTAGGGTGAGAGGATTTCCAGCATGGGGTTGCTTGCTCCTGGAGAGGCCGGCATGGGCCCCAGAGTTAGGAATAAGGAAGGGCGTGTGCCCTGGGAAGAGCCACATTTGGACTCTGTGTTCTAGGAAACCCATCGGCTGTATTCAGTACAAGCTGCCTCTGTATGAGGGGGAGGACCCTGGCACATTCCTCACGTGTAAGTGGCTAGGTTCCAGTTCTTACTTCAGGGAAGGCCCGGCGGGAGACCGACTTCTCACGTGGCTGTGCTGCCCACAGGGTGGAGGCATGTCATCTACATCCACTTCCTGCCCGGGAAGAGCTTCGCCATTGCCTACTTCAGGGGCAAAATGAACTATCAGTACTACCAGATGATGATGCTCATGGGTGAGTTccactctctgtctctgaggaCGGATTCTTGGGCACAGACAGGAACCAGGCCCATGTTTTTCTGCTTGGTGTGCTTCATTCTACTCCTGGGGAGCCTCTCCTGCACTCCCTGAAGTCACCAGGAGGGGGATGTGTACGCCCTTGGCCTTTTTTGATCTTCAGTTCTCACAGGACCAATCCTAGCGTCAGAAATTCCCACATACTCTTGACCCAGGTAGCCCCTGACCACTCATCTTCCATTAATCAGCCTTTTTACGGTCCTGCTCTGAACAGGTGGCTCATTTAATCACTGGGGACATTGGGCAGCACGAGCAGTCTTCATGATGGGAGGGATTGTAGCATTCATAGGgtggatggagacaggaagacgaCCCAGCACCCTGCTAGGCGTAGGATGTCCCCCAAGGAAAGTTCTGTTTTCCAAGGTCAGGAGTGCCAGGTGGAGACCTCTGCCTGCCACTGCTATCAGCACACTGAGGACAATGTGTCCTTCCTGCAACCCTCACACACTTATCTGTGTGAGCATTCAGCAGCTCTGTCCCCATGATCCTTTGTAACTCGGGTGTCACTAAGTGGACTCCTCTGCCAACCTTTGGTCTCCGCctacctcctcttcccctcccgtGCTGGCCCCAATGAACTCACCAGTTGGAGACTCTGGGCATAAAAGGCCCCGAAGTGGCTTATGCAGGGTTTTAGGGTATAGCAGGGTCCAAAATACCCTGCCATTTTGCTTACAAACAAGGATTTTAGAGGTCCTTGGACCTTCCTAAACACACCTTTGTTTCCTCAAGCCACTGCTTACTACGGTACTGCACAGAATTTCTCATGTCCCTCCTCTTTCTGGCTGTCACGATTTCATTGGAGGCACAAACCTCCACACTAAGCAGGGCTTCTGGCAAAGTTGTGATGTGCAAGGGCCTTGTGTTGGATTCTGAAGTAATGTGATGTCTCCTGTTGGGAAGGATTCTGGGTGCAATATCTAAAGTACAGTGTCCCAGAGGGAAGGCCTGGGCTAAGGATGTCCTCCTCCTCCAGGAGCCCTAGAGAAACTGAGGTCTAACAGGGACCCTCCCATTGCTGGATAAGTCTTTCTTCCACGAAGGATGGGGGTGGTGGAGTAAACTTCTTTGGCCCAGATGGAAGATGGGGTTCCACTAGGAGAGGCTGGTTCCTGGTTTTGAGGAAGAACAAACTGATGCCTAGACCCTTTGTCTTCTCACCTGGTACTCTTTCAGTAGTGCAGCTCAGGGTAGGGCAAGGCATCCTTGAACTCAGGAGGAGTGTCTGTGCAGAGATTTTCACATGTGTCTCCAGCTCACCAGGACTGGAAGGGTGGCAGGCCTGTCCTAGGACGTCTCAGAAGGGAGCCATCTTGGGGTTTTAAGTCCCACAGCATAATCATTCAGTTCATTCAGTTCTGATGCCTGGTGTTCTATGTAagcttcctcctggctgccctcaggtctgggctggggagatgctgtACCTGGCACAGCAGCTCCAGTCAGTGACTGGGGCTCTTGGGAGGAGCTGCCTGTCCAGCCTGGAGTGgggctcctctcttctccttgtgGGCTTGGAGGCTCCGCCCTCCTAATACTCAGCTTCACCCCATCTGCCCTGCAGGCCGCACCCTGAAAGCTGACCCAGATGCTCCGAGGATCTTCAAGGAGTTTGTGATGAGTAAAATGCCCCAAACTGGAAAGATCATTATCCCTCCCCATGTTGGTAGGAGGGAAtttcctcttttccccctttctccatCCTCACCCAGGCCTGTGCTCTGGATAGTTCTCCTGTCCAAGAGCGACCACAGGAACAGCGTCACACTTTGTAGCTCATCTACGTTTGCTCTGCCTTTTGTCCCTCTACAGAAGCCTGTGAGTTGGTCCAAGATTCCTAGTGCACTGAGGGAGTGCTGCAGAGTGcatgcaggaagcaggagctgggacCCTGGCTGACCTCTGCACCTACATGCAGAACTCTCAGTGTCCAAGAGCACAGGCCCAACACCTACTCGTCCCCCATAAGTCTGCATTCAATAAATTTGGTCGATATCCCTCAATCACGTGTGTCTCATTGGGTTCAGTGGGCCCCAATTTTTTGTGTTAATTAGGTGTGGACAGATACTCAAATATGACCGTGATCACCAAGAAGGGAAAGATGGTCGTTTACATTCACAGGTCCCTGAATTAGTGCCATGCCACAGCACATAGGGCCACAGGGCACAGCAAGGGACAATCCGAGCAGATGTAGAGGAGCATGGGGTTGGGGGCAGAGCTTACATGGTGGTTAGTGGTGTGGAAGGGGTGAATAGGGTACGGGCAGGTAGGGGAGGTTGGCTAGCGTAGGTCTCTGCAGAGATCAGGCTCTCAAGATGTTCCTCGTGGTCTAGACACCTGGTAAAGAAGGGTGGCTTAAGTGTGAAAAGGTGGAATAAGTTGGATGTGGCTTCTGTGCACATAGAAGGTAAGGCTTGCAGCTGAGGTATTTGCTAGCTGTAGAAATTCACTCTCTGGGAGTGACGTTCTCCGTGGTCAGAGAGACCCAGAGGCAAGAACTCCAAAAAATTCAGAAAACATAAAACAGCATGAACATGACCGAGTCCTGGTTAAACAAGGTGAGGAATTGGTTAACATCTCCATAGAAATTCCCACAAATATGCCCAACATTTTCACATATTGTAGCCTTTCTTCTGGGCTCAGTTAGCTCCATTCAGAGGACACTCAGTTCCTCCCAAGACTATCTGCCCAAATCCAGTGAAAGCAGGAGGCCATGGCTGAAGGATCCTGTGTCACTTTATTTGACTTGAGAATGAGGTTTGTTTGGGGCAGGTCCTTGTACAGTTGGAGCCACTTAAGTAGTGGCTATAGTGGACTTGCTAAGTAGAGGAGGGAGGCCCTCAGAACATCAGGCTAGACCTTGTGTGAACATGTCCTTCTCACTGATGTGCTCTCCAGCTGTCCCTCACAAAGGGAAGGTGACACTGTGAGGCAGGATGTCCCTGAGTCCAGGATGGGTATGAGTAGGGAAATTTGTACCCTTGCCTTGACACAGGATGGGAATCCTATCTTCCAGGCTCAAACCCTACCATTTCCCCTTAGCTGTTGGGGCAAGATGTGGACAGTAGGTGGTGCTGGAGGGCTGTAGAGACCCTGTGTGGACAGTAGGTGGTGCTAGAGGGCTGTAGGAACCCTGCTTCTTGGAAGCTCAAGGCTCTCCTCCTTTCGGACATGCAGAACACAGCCCACCCTTGCTCCCACCACCCTTGTGTAGAATTACCTCTGGTTCAGTTATTTCTACCTTCTTTCCTGTGTTAGAAACAAAACCTGGCTGTTTATTTTCAAAGATGTCTTGAACCAGCTTAAATCCAACCACAAATGATGATTAAAAACCTCAAATCCTGTTAGTGCCCACTAGTCCAGCTACCTCTCTCTCCTTCAAACTGGTATTCCACCGCAATGCACCCAAATGatatatttaaacacacacacacacacacacacacacacacacacacacacacacacacacacacaaaacacgtAGTCTCCCAGCTGCTTCTAGATGCCATCAGGTTGACAATGGAGATGAACCATTGCATCACATCTCGGAACTTAAACAAGTAGTTCCTCACACTACGTTCACATTGTAAGCACAGTCCATCACTTTGAGAAGTTCTGTCCCATGCAGACTCCTGTGCAAGCCCCAGCAGAGtgactcctttctcttcctgagaCCTTTTCATTCTCCTGGTGTTTCTGTCTCACCTCAGGAGGAAGCATGAGAAGTGGAGATTTCACTCAGGGTGGGGACTGAGGCCTGAGCATAGACAGATAGCTCTTGCCTATCCCTCAGGACCAGGGCTGGTCTCTGGCTCCTGAGGAAAGTGCGAgccggggtgggggggtgggggacttGCATCACCCTTGTGGCTCCAGATTCCTAGGTAGGGCACTTCCCACTCTGGGAATATTCTCACTGGACCAGGGTCCTGAGATGTGCCAGAGGCAGTCATGAGGAAGGCTAATTCTACAAATTAGCTCATCTATTCACATCGATCCAAATAAAACTGCAATCTCTTGACTGAGATATTGGTGCATGTTGGGAAGGGCAAGATACTGCCCCAGAACCACCCTACAggacaagcagcagcagcagctgagaggCCAGGAGCACAGAGCTGAGCTGGACCATGCAGCTGCTGACACTCACTGCAGGGCTGGGGCTGCTCTCCTTGGTTGGAGCCATGATGCCTAATTTAACTCCTGCCCATACTGAGCAGGTGATGgccttgggggttggggtgggggaactGAGGGTAAGAACTGGCTTCCAAGGTCAGAGCTTGGACTGGGTGTGTCTCGCCACGGTGGTGTTGAAGAGATAGCTCTCTCCTGTGCTTGGTAGGATCTCCTCAGATGGCAGTGGGGCTTGAGCAGGGAGTAGGCCACAGTCATGCCTTCTTCTCACTGTGTGCTCTTGGAGACTGAGAGACTGCCGGGGGGATGGGGGAGCTTGCTGGGTGGATCCTATCCTGGCTCTAACCAGACTCCCAAGGataggcttccttccttcctttcagtgtgtgtgtccgagtgtatgtgtgtgtgtgtgtgagtgtgtatgtgtgtgtgtctgtgtgtgagtatgtgtgtgtatatgtgagtgtgtgtgtctgtgagtgtgtatgtgtgtgtgtgagtttgtgtgtctgtgtgtatgtgtgtgtatatgagtgtgtgtgtgcgtgtgtgtgtgagtgtgtatgtgtatgtgtgtgtctgagtgtgtatgtgtgtatgtgtgtgtatgtgtgtgtgtttgtgtgtatgtccgtgagtgtgtatgtgtgtgtgagtgtgtatgtgtgtgtatgtgtgagtgtgtttgt
This Rattus norvegicus strain BN/NHsdMcwi chromosome 3, GRCr8, whole genome shotgun sequence DNA region includes the following protein-coding sequences:
- the Lcn4l3 gene encoding vomeronasal secretory protein 2-like; this translates as MQLLTLTAGLGLLSLVGAMMPNLTPAHTEQLLGKWHIKRWAGDMPIPEWRWKDPLPPFTFERNGLDELEFRMNLTKPIGCIQYKLPLYEGEDPGTFLTWWRHVIYIHFLPGKSFAIAYFRGKMNYQYYQMMMLMGRTLKADPDAPRIFKEFVMSKMPQTGKIIIPPHVEACELVQDS